One window of the Trifolium pratense cultivar HEN17-A07 linkage group LG2, ARS_RC_1.1, whole genome shotgun sequence genome contains the following:
- the LOC123904895 gene encoding uncharacterized protein LOC123904895: MPSYAKFLKEISTNKKRIEDEEIVMLTAECSAILQNEMPPKLKHPGSFSIPCVIGKYVIDNALCDLGASISLMPIAICEKLKMGELRPTKMSIQFADRSVKYPLGILENVLVRVGQFFIPTDFIVMDNREDSNTPIILGRSFLATVGAIIDVKRGKLTFEVGEEKVEFILTQFMKAPAIDDNCYMLDVIEECRKEMENDQTKYSEILKTSTSPTEKIIDECFEASQDPTPLQSNRL, translated from the coding sequence ATGCCCTCATATGCCAAGTTTCTTAAAGAAATCTCAACTAATAAGAAAAGGATCGAGGATGAGGAAATTGTTATGCTCACTGCCGAGTGTAGTGCCATTTTACAAAATGAAATGCCTCCTAAGCTAAAACACCCCGGTAGTTTCTCCATACCGTGTGTTATTGGAAAATATGTTATCGATAATGCCCTATGCGATTTAGGAGCTAGTATTAGTTTAATGCCTATAGCCATATGTGAAAAACTAAAGATGGGCGAATTAAGACCAACCAAAATGTCAATTCAATTTGCGGACCGTTCTGTCAAGTACCCCTTAGGTATCCTAGAAAACGTACTAGTCCGAGTAGGTCAATTCTTCATTCCAACTGATTTCATAGTCATGGACAATAGGGAAGACTCCAATACACCTATTATCTTAGGAAGGTCATTCTTAGCAACTGTCGGTGCCATAATAGACGTAAAAAGAGGAAAGCTCACCTTTGAGGTGggtgaagaaaaagttgaatttattttaacacaattTATGAAAGCACCTGCTATAGATGATAATTGCTACATGTTAGACGTCATCGAGGAATGTAGGAAAGAGATGGAGAATGATCAAACCAAATACTCTGAAATTCTAAAAACCTCCACCTCTCCAACAGAAAAGATTATTGATGAATGCTTCGAAGCTTCGCAAGATCCTACGCCGCTCCAGTCAAACCGACTTTAG